One Spinacia oleracea cultivar Varoflay chromosome 4, BTI_SOV_V1, whole genome shotgun sequence DNA segment encodes these proteins:
- the LOC110778397 gene encoding uncharacterized protein, producing the protein MDIWSWICDLPSSCEWSNSNSQLSFELASSNTTTKENSTQSIQLKAERSSELKTEVCITFSICVQGFDPNEPYKTLWLSNPCFVSSDNKPFLPLVVQLVQETINRAPLTYHDHTHHGTQPVKVKLDPISRILETYSPESFSSIFNLLLFTRLFWLCACDAPTEVGSLFFHSLLSPNLEILSRISQVAVLKGFMSVVGVDVEMCISRAFGYMLAKWLITREIRVGLSSLLPLPSNVGLFYASEVGSIWFLKGYAPIWAMKRMRSSDGKEGFLFVGAKESALRYSLAHQQLEAHIQLEYSVKFFEGHIQVSARVDNIRVHVVKLGFSKNEDNNNDTEFCEELYFPSRIEFWVGPEIGSNYVTSLSLGKSTVNSEREIEMQKLVKGSLGKMKNPKVKTMSRSSTKMKMKNWRCDQDVEGNTAIFDAVFYDNTNGIEVYSTKLNGGACTNNKPNDDLGKRYSRVNRPFMKSGGLVFTGNEYGEEVKWRLNKEMEGSVLKWRIGSKIWLTYWPSHVQSSYYETRCIEWTHQVDLPLISSS; encoded by the coding sequence ATGGATATTTGGTCATGGATATGTGACCTTCCTAGTTCATGTGAATGGAGTAATTCAAATTCACAACTCTCTTTTGAACTTGCCTCTTCGAATACTACCACAAAAGAAAACTCGACTCAATCGATTCAATTAAAAGCTGAGCGGTCATCAGAGTTAAAAACAGAAGTATGTATAACATTTTCTATTTGTGTCCAAGGATTCGATCCTAATGAGCCTTATAAGACATTATGGTTATCCAATCCTTGTTTTGTTTCCTCTGATAATAAGCCATTTCTTCCCCTTGTTGTTCAACTTGTGCAAGAAACAATTAACCGTGCACCATTAACTTATCATGACCATACCCACCATGGAACTCAACCCGTGAAGGTAAAACTTGACCCAATTAGTAGGATCCTTGAGACATATTCACCCGAATCTTTCTCAAGTATTTTCAATCTCTTGTTATTCACGCGCTTGTTTTGGCTATGTGCGTGTGATGCTCCTACTGAAGTGGGATCCCTCTTCTTCCATTCTTTATTGTCTCCAAACCTTGAAATATTGTCACGCATTAGCCAAGTGGCTGTGTTGAAAGGGTTCATGAGTGTTGTTGGTGTTGATGTCGAGATGTGTATATCACGCGCCTTTGGGTACATGTTAGCAAAATGGTTGATTACAAGAGAAATCCGAGTGGGATTGTCATCATTGTTGCCTTTGCCTTCAAATGTTGGGCTATTTTACGCTTCTGAAGTTGGAAGTATTTGGTTTCTAAAAGGTTATGCTCCAATATGGGCTATGAAGCGTATGAGGTCTAGTGATGGAAAAGAAGGATTCCTTTTTGTTGGGGCTAAAGAATCGGCACTAAGGTATTCTCTAGCTCATCAGCAGTTGGAGGCTCATATTCAACTTGAATATTCAGTTAAATTCTTTGAAGGCCATATCCAAGTAAGTGCACGTGTTGATAACATACGAGTTCATGTGGTTAAATTAGGGTTTAGTAAGAATGAAGATAACAATAATGATACAGAATTTTGTGAAGAATTGTATTTCCCCTCAAGAATTGAATTCTGGGTTGGGCCTGAGATTGGGTCTAATTATGTAACAAGTTTGAGTTTAGGGAAGTCAACAGTTAATTCAGAAAGAGAAATTGAAATGCAAAAGTTAGTGAAAGGTAGTCTTGGTAAAATGAAGAATCCAAAGGTGAAAACTATGTCAAGAAGTTCAacaaagatgaagatgaagaattGGAGATGCGACCAAGATGTTGAGGGAAACACGGCAATATTTGATGCAGTTTTTTATGATAATACAAATGGGATTGAAGTTTATAGCACAAAGCTAAATGGTGGTGCATGTACTAATAACAAACCTAATGATGATTTAGGGAAAAGGTATTCAAGAGTAAATAGACCATTTATGAAATCCGGTGGGCTTGTTTTCACTGGGAATGAGTATGGAGAAGAGGTTAAATGGAGATTAAACAAAGAAATGGAAGGAAGTGTGTTGAAATGGAGAATTGGGAGTAAGATTTGGTTGACTTATTGGCCAAGTCACGTGCAAAGTTCATATTATGAAACTAGATGCATAGAATGGACTCATCAAGTTGACTTGCCGCTTATTTCGAGTAGTTAG